The Bifidobacterium asteroides genomic interval GATCGTTTCACTGATGATGTCCTTCTCTGTATTGTCTACATCCTAGATATCGTCCTGCATACTGTTATGCAAGCGGTTATCGCGGTTATGCTCCATTGCTATTACGAATATGTTGGGATGTCGCTTTTAGGGTCGCCCGTACTGTGAATTTAGTCGCAAAGTCGCAGGGCAACCCATTACTGTCTGTGAGTGAAGCTGGCTCTTTTCAGGTGTCCTAGCGCTTATTTGCGTCCTTTCAAGTACTTCCGTATCTTCTTCAGGGCCCAGTCGTAATGGCTGGAGGTTGAAGAGATGAAGGCAGAGCCCAAGGTAGAGTTTCCGGTCCATGGAAGGGCGCCCTTGGTGAATAGCTGCTCGTTGGTGAAGGATTGTGCTAGGGCCATGACCTTCTTATGGGATTCGATAAACAGGTTCAAGGCCTGATCATAGGTGGTGTCATCATGCTTGTCCCGCAGCTTCACATTCATCTCGCCGTAATTGCGCCAGTTGTAGCCCTCAGGAAGAAAGTCGTGGGTCCTGCCCTGCTGGTTGTCCTCGACCCAATTCAACAGCAGCTGATGCCACTCGTAGAGATGGACGAGCACATCCTTGATGTTCCTGTCGCGTGCCCAATGGGCCCCCTTCTCCTTGCTCAGGTCGAAGGAAAAGCGGCCATTGCGTTCTTCCGGTGTGAGCGGCTCAAGCAACGCCATGAGTTTGTCGAAGCCATCATCAGCCGCCTTGATGAGTTCTTCCTTGGTGGTCGGTCGCGCCATGACGATCCTCCATTTGTCTGTTGTTGACAAGATTTGACTGGTCCATCGTCACCTGTCTCGGTTTGTCATCGACTGTACCCTATATGAGCCTTACAAATGCTCGCGTGTAGGAAATCGTCGCGAACTCAAATGCTCACAGTCGCATCTACCTACCAATCAAATTCATCAAGCCGAGCGCTACATATACCGACTTAATTTATTTAACAAGAGCCATGAAGGAATGACAGAGGTGGCAGGCTTGCTATGGCTCAAATATGTACCCGGCTGTATGCAGCGGGACTTTATCACTCGCCGATGGCATGCGATATGACACTGACAGAGTTCTCGAATCTGGTGGTCAGAGCTTGGATTCCTGTGGCTGCGGCACCAAGCACGGATGCGATGAGCACCACTACGATCCAAGCGCCCCATTGCACGCTCATCTGTGCTTTGCCCATGAAGCGTGAGAGCATGAAAGTCAGGGATGAGGTGCAGAGCAATGTGATGACCAGGGAGAACAGTGTGCTGGTAATCATAGTGATGATGCCGTCAAGCGCGCCCAATACTCTGAGCTGGCCGATTCCAGCACCTGATACGTAGGTCAGCGCCAGATCAAGTCCTCTGCCTTTGGAAGTGATCAAGGTGCCTGCAATTGCACCTGTTATCGCGATGATTATTGGCGGTCCAGTGAGCGCCAAGAGACTCGCAAACATGTCTGTGGTCGCCGGAACGCTGCCTGGTGTGTGGGGAAAAGCGACTAGCAAGGTGGTGATCATTGTGCTCAACCCTCCGCTGACGGTCATCAGCAATGATAGACCCGCAGTCATCGGGATTATCGTCGCTCCCTGGCGCTGTATGCTGCCGACAGCCTGTTGGCCTGCCAGCCTCCAGGTTCTGGATGGCAACGCTACAATACGCGTCCATATCGCCGTGAAGCCGGGCAGGAGATATGGCGCGAAAGCTGCCAGCGAAAATATCAGGAGGAACATGCCGCCCATGGCGAAGGCGAGAAATACCGTCATCCGATCTGGAGCGGCAGCGCTGCTCATCTGACTGGCACGAGGGTTAGTTGCAAGTGCAAAAGCTGGAATCAGCAACATGCAGCCAGCACCAATCAAGCATACGATTCCCAGGAGGAAGCGGAAGACGCCTATCCGCTTTGGAGGGTCCTGGGATTGCCTGAGGGCTTCCATTGGTCGTATTTTCGAGAGCGAACGGATAGTCAACAAGGTGCTTATGAAGATGGGCGCAGCGCTGAAAGCGAGGCCTTTGCCTAGCGAATCGAACAGGTGGCTGCCGGCATAGGTCAAATGCAAATCAAATGGATTTGTCACCATGGCGAAGGTCAAGGGCGTAATCACTGGCAGCAAAAGGCAGGTGGCTGCAATGGACAGGATGAATAATCCCATGACTATCAGCAGATTCCAGGCCAGCAGTTGCCAAGGCAGAGCGCCTTGCAAAACCATGAGCGCCAGTTGATGCCGGCGTTGATTCAGTGCTGAATTCATGACCCATAGCAGCACAGCTACGGTGATGATCACGCTGAATGCTAAGGCGGGACCAGTGTATGTGGATCCAAGTACCTGCTCCGGGCCCTGATAGTCCTGATCAATGATCGTGGCGATCGCGATGAGGGAGCAGATGACAGTCTGGGATACGACCATGGCCAGCAAGACGGCGCTCCAGACCATGGGCGCTGCTTTGAGTTCGGACAGAGCGCCTCTCATGCCATGGGCGCTTTCGCAGAGAATGACTGGCTGATACGGCCATCGCGCACGGCAAAAAGCCGATCGCACTGGTCTGCCACCTCATTGTTATGCGTCACCAGTACGATGGTTTTCTTTTCGTGGTTGGCAAGTTCCTTAAGCACCGATATGACCTTTTCTCCCGATTCCTGATCCAAGGCGCCAGTTGGCTCGTCCGCGAATACCACGTCTGCGTCGGATAACAGAACCCGGGCCAGGGCAACACGTTGCTGCTCGCCGCCTGACAGTAGGGTGACGCTTTTCTTTTTCTGATCGATCAGGCCAAAGTACTTCAAGAGGGAATCCGCCGTCTTTCTGGGAAAGCGGGATCCGCGAAGGGTGAATGGCAGAGCCAGATTCTGCTCGACTGTCATGCTGGTGATCAGGTTGTAGGACTGGAATACGAAGCCTAGATGCTGGCGTCTGAACTTGGTCATGGCCGACAGCCCCAGACGGGTTATGTCCTTGCCCAGCAGAAGCACATTGCCGCTAGTGGCCTTCTC includes:
- a CDS encoding ClbS/DfsB family four-helix bundle protein; the protein is MARPTTKEELIKAADDGFDKLMALLEPLTPEERNGRFSFDLSKEKGAHWARDRNIKDVLVHLYEWHQLLLNWVEDNQQGRTHDFLPEGYNWRNYGEMNVKLRDKHDDTTYDQALNLFIESHKKVMALAQSFTNEQLFTKGALPWTGNSTLGSAFISSTSSHYDWALKKIRKYLKGRK
- a CDS encoding ABC transporter ATP-binding protein; amino-acid sequence: MVVSPRRGDSLTILNDIAFTAYPGEMTGIIGPSGSGKSTLLYCLAGLEKATSGNVLLLGKDITRLGLSAMTKFRRQHLGFVFQSYNLITSMTVEQNLALPFTLRGSRFPRKTADSLLKYFGLIDQKKKSVTLLSGGEQQRVALARVLLSDADVVFADEPTGALDQESGEKVISVLKELANHEKKTIVLVTHNNEVADQCDRLFAVRDGRISQSFSAKAPMA